The following is a genomic window from Bradysia coprophila strain Holo2 chromosome IV unlocalized genomic scaffold, BU_Bcop_v1 contig_5, whole genome shotgun sequence.
TAAAGGTGGCAGATCCGGTGCGGAATCTTTGGCAGCGACGTTGGGCCAACTGGAGCAAGCGTCAGTAGTACCTGGTAAACCGGAACCGTTAACGCAAAGTCAATTGCTGCAAGCGATGTCGTATCTCATCAAAAATGACACGGACTTCGTAAAGAAATTGCACGAAGCCTATTTGAAATCGTTCACCGAGATGGTGTCCCTATAGAGCAAAAAAagcagcaaaaacaaaaaagaagttgtGGGACGGAAATTGTCGAAGCGTTTTGTATAATCTAAATTTCGATCGAtgaagcaacaaaaaaaagctttatTTCCAAATTCGTCGTTGCGTAATTTAtccaattttgttaaaatgaatctgaattaatttttgttttcattttctttctcgttttttttttttcgtgtggaaacattttcgtttcccCACTGAAAATATAGTTGTGGTTTGCTTAGAGATGCATCAACtgagcaaaaacaaaaaggaaaataaaaataatgttgaatgtcaaaatgaaaatggcaaATTGTTTGAATGGGCTCGACGGATCTCCACAGTCTACCGCATCTTTTAAGAGtgaattcgccaaaacttcgaacagtcgGGATTCAAGCCGACGGCGATTCGATCGAGctatggctcaaatgaatcgtcgatcccgaaaaaattttattggtcTGTCATGGCccttagaaaatttttcttcgaagtggtcgcgaaaatcgttttttatcaattactcCAACATCCGAAATATGAATGATGTCAAATTGTGCACGTTTATGAAGGACAATGAGATGAATATTATTGACCAACAAACGCCGCTGTTCGGCCCACCCAGCCGCCACAACAAGCGGAAAACCTCGAAAtaaccgaaatttttgaagggCTATGGGGCGGCTGCGAAAGTTAGTAGCTGGCATCGTCCAAGATAGAAGAAAAAGTGGGTGGAAAATATcctgcacctaagcctcagatgggcctgttgtgcttcTCGTGCTTCTTTTCGTCAGTCTGTcctctacaaaaaaattgtatgagacATCTGGCTGTATCAAGTTAGTTTTCTCGTAAGCctatgaataataaaattcgctcgaaaaaaacgttatttggggaactttaaagttcgatgattttctaaaatttgatgGGTTGAGAtacattgtgaaaaattaactCCATTCGTATCTTGGACGATGGGTATGGTCGAGGGGGTGTCAATGGATAGAGCTTGAAGTAAGCTACAAAATTCCGGGTTAGAGCTTCCAGCTACTAACTTTCGCAGCCGCCCAGAGcccttcaaaaatttctgttttctcGAGGTTTTCCACTTGTTGCGGCGGCTGGGTGGGCCGAACATCGGCTTTTGTTGGTCAATAATATTCAGCTGATTGAACTTCATAAACGTacacaattttacattatTCACATCTCGCATGTTGgagtaattatttttttatggcTAAAAGggttaagagtcatatcgcgaaatcttcgaacaatCGGCTTTCCATGCCATTCGGATTTTTGAAGAGTAACTATGTTACCCATCGAATCCGTGTTTCATTACGTGCTCAACGAGGTACGTCTCGCCTCTCGGGGTATTGTCGTTTTCGTGCTAGAACTTTGCTTTTCAGGTGGAAATTTTTTGCCCTGATTATCCCGGGAACAAGGGGTCGacttcattcaaattttaggtgATTGTGGTGCTGAGCTGaggttttttattatttttgattattttttattattttttattattttttattattttttatttgtttatataGAACAAATACAATCTAAAACATATCATTGTGGGCAAAGGAAACCCTTCTACTTTGCGTTGAACTTGACTCATTTTAAAGTATCgcacatgaaaattaaataggaaaaattaaagAGCAGAAATCTTCTGAATACAAAACGAAAGCAAAAATGTAAGGAAACTCAGAAGGAGAAAACTGTCACACTCAGGTAAGAAAAACTCTTCTTTTCACCAACCGCTCATACAAGCAATGTTCGGGAGACACTGAATCCGAAACTTGCATAGGCCAAACGATTTCCGTTTTTTACAATTATTGGTTCGTGTTGTACAGTTGACGGGCCACTCCACGTTGACCCTTGTTGAATACAAGAAAACTATCGTTGTCAAATAGTGAACGCCATTTGAACGCCATTTCGACCAGAAGGATGTTGGTAAATATTTGGGATCGTTGCCATGGCGAAAAGTGCTAATGTTGCTGATGCTTGGTTCCGTACTTTCAGTGCAGCggtcaataaaattcaacgcTTGATTCGCTATGTGTCGATCCACTCGTACTGTGTTTGCTTTTCTATATAGCGTCGAGTTGTTAGCGTACATGAAGCTGCCTCGTTCGCGTTTAGTGTTAGTGGTAGACCGTAGTATTTTCCTTTCGGCTAACCGGATGCGTTCCATTTGTGCTGAGCTGAGGTATGAAGAAActctgtaaattaaatttaaggtaaaaaaaatgaaagtggtCGACAAACCGGTCTTTCGAGTACAAGGTgacatttttagaaattgcCCTATCTCTTACAGCCAATAATCCCTCCAGCACAAGTTTTTATACTTTTAGGAAATAGGGAGTCTTTGCCTTCCAATGGAACCCTCAACCGTCAGGCTTGCTGATGCGCGCAAGCGTTATTAgtcagagaaaaaattttgtcaacaCAGTCACTGAAGCCAGTACAGCCAACGGTTCGACGTATTTGATGACTTGTGTGATCGACCTAGTCTAGTACTACAATCccctaaaatttgaacgaagtcGACCCTTTGTTACCCGAGATAATCAGggtgaaaaaatttccacctAAAAACCACCGATATTTCCAACAGCTCTAGCACGAAAACGACAATTCCGCGAGAGGCGAGATGTATCTCGTTGAACTCATAATGAAGCAAGGATTCGATGGGTaccatcttcttcttcttcttctttttcagcctgtttctatccactgctggatgtaggcctctccaacttctttccatttcgtacgatccattgccatttgctgccagtttgtacctgcaatattcttaattccgtttgtccatctctctggtggtctacctatagctcgtcttttatatggtcttcatgatctttttggtccaacgttcgtctgtccttcttgcaatatgtcccgcccagctccatttcagagatgctattctttccatgacatcaacgaccctggtttgttgtcgaatccattgattcgtcattctgtctctgagtgttattccaagcatactccgttccatggctctttgtgtcactctcaatttatcttcggatgctttcgttaaagttaacgtttccgctccataagtgagcactggaagtgtcgaaaactttgcgtttcagactattattcattttgcttttgaaaattagtctgagttttccgaacgctgcccatgcaagaccaatcctacgtcttatttctgcagtctggttgtcctaacttcagtttatgtcctagatatatgtagctgtcgactcgttcaatgacagtgtcaccaattttgatttctctatcgtccccgatattggtcatgacttttgtttttgataagttcatcttgaggccaaccttgcttgcctcttcacttaactgttgtagcataagctgagcctgacctagattcgctgctatcggtacaatgtcatcagcgaagcggagattgctcaggtactctccatttatctttttattaccattttactccagtttaacttcctaaaaacactctgcagaatcgccgtgaataatttcggtgaaatggtgtcaccctgccttacacctcggccgattctgaatttctccgtgctcttatgaagttttatacatgaagtagcatttttgtacacatatcgaattgtgttggagtaccttgagtctactctacattcgtctaatgcgtccaatatcgaccatgtttccactgaatcgaaagctttttcgaagtctatgaatagcaagactatgtcgatgttgtattcacgacacttctcaataagcgttctcatcacctgcaaatggtcgtttgtgctgaaaccagatctgaaagcagcttgttcaacaggttggtacaagtcgaacttgttagtgttcctcttcgtaatgattttcataaacaacttgtagagtgttgacaataggcttatgggccggtaattttccagctttgttatgtctccttttttatgcagcaatgtaatgaccgcattttcccaggcttctggtacttcttcccattggagacgttgattaaacaaagccgtgattgcctttaataaggagtctccaccgagtttaatggcttccactggaacaccatcttctccgggagactttttgtttttcatctcggctactgcggccttgacttcatcaacagttatgtcgggcatatcctccgatcccacgtttcttattattggtctatcttcggtttcttccgttggactctgtcttgctgaagaaaacaaattctcataaaattctgttgcaatgtttaatatcgcatttcgatccgtttggatcgttcctgttttgtctcgtaatttgaagatttcttttttggcgtttgtcatttttctccgtaggactttcatattgcagttagcttcaattatgttttgagccaattggacattatattttctttcatgtgatctccttgctttgttgatacttttagacaggttccggtattccaccgaatctcgtcctccgttttttaccaactctgctctgcttgcgatcaggtctaatgtttctctgctgagttttgattctttcccttggacggatttgcatttggatttcatgaaacccattattgtatcgacgattttggtattcaattcgtccaatgtttcaacGTTATAACTATAttcagctatattgagctatatacaggtaTATAGAGCTATacaatagcatattcctctgtgaaatgtttatttatagtgaaatataggtaaatatagcggtatatagctgttaaaataggaatttatgaaagttgacttcgtacggggctgtctatattgcctccggcaatttatttgaatgaatgaatgaatgaatttattgtcaCCGCCAAAAAAACTGgctgaataaaatgtttacaatATTTACAACTAAAGTTACAGCGCTATTAAATTGcttcttaaaaaattcaaaatcaaaaattcattggCTTTTCAACGCTTTAAAAACTCACGAGCAACAATGCCCTCGGGCCACAATTCACTGTCAACTACAGAGTCAAATATGTCAGAATTCACAGTGACCTTAAATGATACAAAGCTAACGAAGTTCATATTTTCATAGGGCGAAACCAATATCTTGCATGACACATCTTCAGCCGACGTTATTACATTCTTCCGTAGCAAATAGCTGACAATTTGCGATTCGGTAGTAGACGGATCAAATTGGGATAAATAAGCAACCTTATGTGTCTCTGTTGCCGGCGTAAAGGTACGTTGAGACCGAATCGAATCATTTTGCGGTTGAATTGTCTTTGACTTCAGCGGGCATCGGTTTTGCAATGGACGATTTAGTTACCACCTCGGCAAAAGAACTAGAATTAGACGTCGGGTTTTCGATATCCGGTGGTACTTTGAGAGTTTCTTTGACATCTGCGGAGTCATTGCGATGCTTGGGTTGAGCGACATCTGAACGATTTATTGAAGGCGTAATCAGTTGATTCGATCCATGTGCACCAGGTGATTTGACTATACAATTTTCGGGTTGCGTCTCCGGCTTGGATTGAGCGACATCCGGACGACTTATTACAGATGAAATCCGTTGATTCGATCCATTTGCACCAGGAGATTTGACCATACGATTTTCGGGTTGCGTTTTGTTTACTGATGGGGTCTTTGAATCATTGACGTTTCTAATGACAAGTTTGTCGTTCGGCGATCGGTTTACCAAAAATACTGAACTATTCTTCGGTTTTGGATTAGACAACGGATTTCGATTACGCTTAAgctgcgagcgcacttacaccgtttagctctccgtttacgttttaacaatggaaagtgggaggagcttccattgttcactcgtaaacggagtgctaaacggcgtaagtgcgctcgcagcCTTACGTTTGGCAGCAATAAGCAAACGTTGGGCGTACGATGGCGATGAGGTTCGATTAACAGTGGtcgaattgaaattattgaatcgATAAGATGAAACGTCGGACGAGCGTGTTTGAATGATGCAGTCATCACATAACCATTGAAGATTCGGCATTTCTCTATAGCACAACAGTGCAGTTTTACTGAAGTTGACACATTCGGCATGAAAAGATTGGCGACAAATCCCATcgcaaataattttatttggattGTCATTTTGGAAACAGCCGTCGCACACCATACAATTGTTCATTTTCTCGATTTGATGCCAATGCTTTGATATAATGTAAACAATGAGGCGTTGAATTACGATGATGATGAACGATGGCAATACACACACACCGCCATAATTTGTTCAGGAGCACTAAAGCAATgcaacttttgttttcgatgatATTTGACACTTAATTGATACGAAAACAATTAGAAAACATTAGAAACACTTTCtatcgaaatttaaaaacgaaaaaacatCAACAAACGAGCGCAAAACAGTCGAATTAAAGCAAAAACTTGAGCATGAAAAAAACGTGTGTCAACTACATGACGTGTCAACTAGCCCCTAGCATCGAATGcttagcggtatatagctgttaaaataggaatttatgaaagttgacttcgtacggggctgtctatattgcctccggcaatttatttgtatatagcagagaaaaaaatgaagtaagatgATTGACATGATTGATTTCCCCCCAGgcaatatttttgcgatttaTTTAATGCGTTTGTCTTCTTATCTGTAAATCACCAAAAAGTAGAAGAATCGCAAAAAACTTCactcttttcaaattttgcttttattgattttttggcgattcttctcgtcttgacgatttttttttgtgatttcgGAGATTTTCCTCTGGCGATTCTTCCAATTTTAGTGTAACTTTGGCTTTTCCAAACCGCCAAAGTGATAAgaatcaccaaaaaatatcGTCAAAATGAGAAGATTTCTTGATATGGGTACTCCGACGAGGATGCAAgccgatcgctcatagcagtCGCAAAATCCATAAACGAAACGTCATTTTTGGATGTCGATTTTCAAAGAATCACTGAGGTTGTCTCACGTTACGTTTAACACATCCCTTCCCATCTACATCAAAATCTATGATTACACAGCCCTGACCTAATTGATGCGGCACAAAATTGAAACCTCCTCATTGACAATATTTTGCGCGCGTTTTTAGACTTTGCTAATGTCAAATAGTCGGAAAATAGTTCGAACTTAAAGGCTAGCAGAAGGTTTGGAAGGATCAGATCAATTTGTCTTTAACTTACACTAGAATTGTCTAACTGCATTGAACAAATTAATGATGGATCAAGGTCAGCAAGGTGGCTATGGATTGAGCATTGCTGAAGTTAAATGTTCAGATCCTCATGCAGAAACAATCTTGGACCGTGCACATAACGTGGCTGTTTTCACATGTAGCCCCGAAATGAATGACTGGTCAGAAGCCTTCAACCAAGCATCAGTACTCGTCTATAACCGTAGTTATGAATCAGGCTACGCCCTGTTTACATTCGACCGCGCTTCTCGCACTCAAGAAGTGACAACTCTTGCGCCTCAGAAGGAATTCCATTTCGAGGCACCGTTTTTGTTCTGTAAGGACCTGGGACGTATGTGTGACAGCTAAGGTTAATGACTCGAATAATTCGTTACTAACGGTCTCTGTCCCACAGGTGTTCGTTGTTTTCGATTCGAAACTGAGGACGATTTTAATCGAATTAGCAAACTCATCCGCCATCTAATGCAAAGCATACGCTTCCGCTCGCAACACATGCCCAGGTACAACTATACTGATGTCCTGTCAATGTTGGCAGACTCTCAGGGGGTGTCTGATCATTCAGCCGAGCAATCGAACCAAGCTAATGAAGCCATGACATCACTATCAAGGACAACACCATCAAATGTATGGACAATTCTtgatgatgaaaatgaaccaATGCGACACGCTCGAATTGAAGGAAATGAAACAGTCCGATCATGCGAGAGTGTAACATCTGAAACGCCATTTAATTTTGATCCCCCCAATCCAGCGACGAGCCAGTCAGTGTTAAATACAATGTTTCCATTATCCTCAAGGACGACAGCGGCATCGCCATCCGTCATTGATGCCGTAAATGCAGCAATGAAACCAATGAAACACTTCCCAAACCAAGTGAATGAAACATTAGTCGATCGGTCTAGCATTTTTTGCTCCTCAAATCCAGCCGCAAGACTAGGATATCGACCGATATCAGAACTCTCAAGGACAAGACCGACATCTTCAAAAGTTTTGAGCAATTTTGACCTCGCAAACGCAGCCAAGTTCAAGAAACGCAGCCTAAATGGAGAAGATAAACTAATTCCATCAACCGCGCCCGCAAGGACATATCCTCCGTCGTCATATATTTCTCGCGACACAAATGCACGAAGGCGTCAGGTAGATAAAGCTGCATCATCACTATTCAGGACAGCACCGGCATCGTCAAAAGCTATGAGTACTACTGATGCCGTAAATGCAGCGATGGCGCACGACCTGTACCAAGTTGATAAATCGAGTCCATCATATTCGATTATGACACCGGAATCGACatctgtaatgagtatgtCGAATGGCGCAAATGCTGCAAAGAAGAGGACGTTACCAGCACCGTTGCGTGTCGATAAAATCGAGAAACGACAGAAAATTGCAGCGTCTTTTCAGTGCAGTCAAACGAATTCAGACACTGTCAGCCAAGCTTCATCGTCGTCTCATCATTTGCCACAATTGATGTCATCAACGTCGACACGTCGTGAAGACGAAGCCGAAGCTTCCGCATGGGAATCTCATCTGAATGCTACCATTCGACCGAAGCCAAAATTGTACTCGCCACTTATGTTCATGGATAGGAAACCATTGCAGAACGATACTTCTACGCCAACGGAGGTCACTGGGGTGATTGGATTGAATAAACCGGGACGGTATGGCAGTTTGAAAGCATTTATGCACGATCCAATTAAACCTTCGCCCCTTGTGTCCATGGAACGGAAACAATCAACAAACGAAACCTTCAATGCTTCGGTGAAAACAGGAATGGAACAATTGTCATC
Proteins encoded in this region:
- the LOC119072006 gene encoding uncharacterized protein LOC119072006 produces the protein MDQRELRMNIVAIKRVDPYAKDIVDSSAHVAFYTFNKEEEEWEKTDVEGAFFIYSRNAEPYHSVFINNRLNTKSLVEPITAQIELQIEAPFMLYRNERSRTRCFWFYNKAECERIGTLVERIIQSSDKNSNYKDISFLQHSQQMNKNVDIFSMLTKAQEDFNNSVAGIPGVPAAGMSTTLPNKFPDKSQTNPDVTSQSVMNFFAAAKPAAPKEVPFFQRMLSQPVHVDQIEKQQRTVTPHEKNNSPPQESINIPNSSTAVENGSGATFMRIHSPNHPPEFGTSPFANFLSTSNRPPAPPTANTTDVSELELRQKPLQALLKKTGEPITGQSKPALMLPTMFAVTQNSVDKGGRSGAESLAATLGQLEQASVVPGKPEPLTQSQLLQAMSYLIKNDTDFVKKLHEAYLKSFTEMVSLNCLTALNKLMMDQGQQGGYGLSIAEVKCSDPHAETILDRAHNVAVFTCSPEMNDWSEAFNQASVLVYNRSYESGYALFTFDRASRTQEVTTLAPQKEFHFEAPFLFCKDLGRVRCFRFETEDDFNRISKLIRHLMQSIRFRSQHMPRYNYTDVLSMLADSQGVSDHSAEQSNQANEAMTSLSRTTPSNVWTILDDENEPMRHARIEGNETVRSCESVTSETPFNFDPPNPATSQSVLNTMFPLSSRTTAASPSVIDAVNAAMKPMKHFPNQVNETLVDRSSIFCSSNPAARLGYRPISELSRTRPTSSKVLSNFDLANAAKFKKRSLNGEDKLIPSTAPARTYPPSSYISRDTNARRRQVDKAASSLFRTAPASSKAMSTTDAVNAAMAHDLYQVDKSSPSYSIMTPESTSVMSMSNGANAAKKRTLPAPLRVDKIEKRQKIAASFQCSQTNSDTVSQASSSSHHLPQLMSSTSTRREDEAEASAWESHLNATIRPKPKLYSPLMFMDRKPLQNDTSTPTEVTGVIGLNKPGRYGSLKAFMHDPIKPSPLVSMERKQSTNETFNASVKTGMEQLSSGVFRVNSSERNGNDSPEPLTQNQLLQAISHLIRTDTGFMHKLHQAYLQSFREMLSKTN